In Candidatus Methylomirabilota bacterium, the genomic window CGGGCCCTGGAGGAGAAGGTCCACCAGCGGACGGCTGAGCTGGAAGAAGCCAACCGGCGGCTCACGGAGCTGGACCGGCTCAAGAGCGACTTCGTGTCCACGGTGTCCCACGAGCTACGCACGCCGCTGACGTCGATCCGGTCCCTGTCCGAAAGCCTGCTCGAGAGTCTCCGCGCCGGCGGCGACATCGCCCGCAGCCGTCAAGAGCAGTTCCTGGCCATCATCACCGAGGAGAGCCAGCGGCTGTCCCGGATGATTAACCAGCTCCTCGACCTCTCGCGCATCGAGGCGGGCAAGATGGAGTGGCGCCTGGAGCGGCTGGACCTCGGTGAGGTCGTGGCCCATTCCGTCGACACCCACCGGGCGCTCTTCGATATGAAGGGCATTGACATCGCCACCGACCATGTGGACGGCGCCGTTCCGGTGGTGGCCGACCGCGACAAGATCATCCAGGTTCTGACCAATCTCCTGTCCAACGCCGCCAAGTTCACCCCGGCCGGGGGGCGGGTCCGGATCCGGACGCTGCGGGCGGCGGCCGATGCCATCGTCGAGGTGGAGGACACCGGTCCCGGCATTCCACCGACGCAGATCGACACGATCTTCGAGCGGTTCCGTCAGGTCGGCGACACGCTGACCGCCAAGCCGGAAGGCGCCGGGCTCGGCCTCCCCATCAGCCGGGAAATCGTCCAGCACCACGGAGGGTCGCTCACCGTGCGGAGCGAATCGGGCCGGGGGAGCTGCTTTCGGATGAGCCTGCCCCTGGGCGCCTCCTGACGCCGCTCCCGACGTCGGCCTCAGTTGAGGATCTGCGTGAAGTAACGATCCTCGACCTTGCCCTGGAGGTGGTGGATCGCCCGAAAGGCATCCCGCAGGCGGCGCTGATCAGCGCGGCCGAGCGCGTAGGGATCGAGGAAGTTGTCGGGCTCCTGGCCGGCATCGAGCTGGGCCAGCTGGTGGCGCAGCCGCAGCCGAAAGATCGTTTCGTAGGCGGCGCGGATCTCGTCGGTCTCGCCCTCGGTGAAGCAGCGGCCGACGCGGGCGGCCGCCTCCAGGCGCTCGATGGTATTCGTCTCGTCGAGCCCGAGCTCGATCGCATACGCCCGGAGGGCGTTGTTGAGGAGGAGCATGCCCCCCAGCTTCACGTTGACCCCCCGGCGGCCGTTGGACCGCTGGCACTTGAATCGGCCGAAGAGCCCCAGGGGTGGTGCGTGAGACACCGCAATCTTGGCCAGATACCTCGGGAAGGACCGCCAGGTCGTGACCCGGGCGCGAACTTCGTCCCGGAGATCTCGGGCCAGGCGCGCCTCCCCGGCCACCGGCCGGAAGTCCAGATAGATCGAGGCGTACATGAGATGCTCCGGCGTGGTGTCGCGGGCCCAATCCTCGAAGTACCCGCGCCACACCGACAGCGGCTGGCACCACCGGGGGTTCGAGGCCATGGACCCGCCGCGGCAGCGCGGGTAGCCGAGCCGGACCAGCCCCTCGATGGCGCGCTCCGCGAAGGCCAGGAAGTAGCGCTGGGCCGCATTCCCCATCCC contains:
- a CDS encoding DUF294 nucleotidyltransferase-like domain-containing protein, which gives rise to MVDATSPLSLQIRSLLKRPLITCLMTDTIATASRAMTAQGGTSIIVLDPDGQPRGIITDRDLRERVLAVGRSPAEPVMAIMTTPLVSVSPEAFVLEAVVEMARHGIHHLLVVEGGRLLGLVTSDDLLRVEATQPLELVRAIQASTSFDDLATRVPDLTAVVRQLVDQGLSGYEIGRIVSEVNDQLIRRTLGFAEEGLRDEGFAAPPVAFCWLALGSEGRREQTLRTDQDNGLVYEDPPAGMGNAAQRYFLAFAERAIEGLVRLGYPRCRGGSMASNPRWCQPLSVWRGYFEDWARDTTPEHLMYASIYLDFRPVAGEARLARDLRDEVRARVTTWRSFPRYLAKIAVSHAPPLGLFGRFKCQRSNGRRGVNVKLGGMLLLNNALRAYAIELGLDETNTIERLEAAARVGRCFTEGETDEIRAAYETIFRLRLRHQLAQLDAGQEPDNFLDPYALGRADQRRLRDAFRAIHHLQGKVEDRYFTQILN